The Brachybacterium huguangmaarense genome contains a region encoding:
- a CDS encoding MetQ/NlpA family ABC transporter substrate-binding protein, producing the protein MTPINRRTLFVSGAGLAALALSACGAGGGGASGPEEKDGVTTINIGASPKPHAEILQFIQDNLAKDAGLDLKITPYTDYQIPNQALNDGDIDANFYQTPNFLESQEKEKGYEFHAFDGVHVEPMGLYSQSITSLDELPEGGEVAIANDPANRGRGLSLLADNGVITLKDGVEPTEVTVGDVADNPKNLKFTEIEAAQIPRSLGDFAAGVVNGNYALEAGLKPSEQAIVLEKGEGSPYANMVVCREADKDNAGLTKLDELIHSDDVRSFITSTYTDGSVIPAF; encoded by the coding sequence GTGACCCCCATCAACCGCCGCACCCTGTTCGTCTCCGGCGCCGGCCTCGCCGCGCTCGCCCTGTCCGCGTGCGGCGCGGGCGGCGGCGGCGCGAGCGGCCCCGAGGAGAAGGACGGCGTGACCACGATCAACATCGGCGCCTCGCCCAAGCCCCACGCCGAGATCCTGCAGTTCATCCAGGACAACCTCGCCAAGGACGCGGGCCTCGACCTCAAGATCACGCCCTACACCGACTACCAGATCCCCAACCAGGCGCTCAACGACGGGGACATCGACGCGAACTTCTACCAGACCCCGAACTTCCTGGAGTCCCAGGAGAAGGAGAAGGGATACGAGTTCCACGCGTTCGACGGCGTGCACGTCGAGCCCATGGGCCTGTACTCGCAGTCCATCACGAGCCTCGACGAGCTTCCCGAGGGCGGCGAGGTCGCGATCGCCAACGACCCCGCCAACCGGGGCCGCGGTCTGAGCCTGCTCGCCGACAACGGCGTCATCACCCTCAAGGACGGCGTCGAGCCCACCGAGGTCACGGTGGGCGACGTCGCCGACAACCCCAAGAACCTGAAGTTCACCGAGATCGAGGCGGCGCAGATCCCGCGCTCGCTCGGCGACTTCGCCGCTGGGGTCGTCAACGGCAACTACGCCCTCGAGGCTGGCCTCAAGCCCTCCGAGCAGGCGATCGTGCTCGAGAAGGGCGAGGGCAGCCCCTACGCCAACATGGTCGTGTGCCGCGAGGCCGACAAGGACAACGCCGGCCTCACGAAGCTCGACGAGCTGATCCACTCCGACGACGTGCGCTCGTTCATCACGAGCACCTACACCGACGGCTCGGTGATCCCGGCCTTCTGA
- a CDS encoding MFS transporter, whose amino-acid sequence MSESENEDTGLPADDPSSADGTPPAEHSPAGDAGAAPDAGRRRHFVDLTPLRVSPAFARLWIGAAVSGIGAQLTTVAVGIQIYDITSSTFAVSLVGGIALAPMVVAGLWGGMLADAFDRRRVLIVSSLLGWLSTLSIVALSAVHSHLGTTGGLREVWPFYVATTVNAVAATISGATRTAVFPRILPAQYVPAASALGGISMGIQLTVGPALAGVLAAAIGLPLTFAVDAVLFTAGFLGILGLPALPPLTEVARPGLAALRDGFAFLRTATNIRAGFLVDIIAMSFGRTYVLFPAVGAAVIGGGPTTVGILTASAAIGTFLTGLLSGRVGSVRRYGVAIGGAVIVYGACIGVFGLVLLLAAVGLFGPTGPSWDAVGWPALVLACLALAGTGASDEVSAIFRSSMLLTAAPDEMRGRLQGVFMVVVTGGPRIGDLYAGILATLVAAWFPPLLGGIVIIALVAVILRVLPSFRAYDALHPHP is encoded by the coding sequence GTGTCCGAGTCCGAGAACGAGGACACGGGCCTTCCCGCCGACGATCCGTCATCCGCCGACGGCACGCCGCCCGCCGAGCACAGCCCGGCCGGCGACGCAGGTGCCGCGCCTGACGCAGGGCGGCGCCGCCACTTCGTCGACCTCACCCCGCTGCGGGTCTCGCCCGCCTTCGCGCGCCTCTGGATCGGCGCCGCGGTCTCGGGTATCGGCGCTCAGCTCACGACCGTCGCCGTCGGCATCCAGATCTACGACATCACCTCCTCGACGTTCGCGGTCTCGCTCGTCGGTGGGATCGCCCTGGCCCCGATGGTGGTCGCCGGCCTCTGGGGCGGCATGCTCGCGGACGCCTTCGACCGCCGTCGCGTGCTCATCGTCTCGAGCCTCCTGGGTTGGCTGTCGACGTTGTCGATCGTGGCCCTGTCCGCTGTGCACTCCCATCTCGGCACGACCGGCGGTCTGCGCGAGGTGTGGCCCTTCTACGTGGCCACAACCGTCAACGCGGTCGCCGCCACCATCAGCGGTGCGACCCGCACGGCGGTCTTCCCGCGCATCCTGCCCGCCCAGTACGTGCCCGCCGCCTCGGCCCTCGGCGGGATCTCGATGGGCATCCAGCTCACGGTGGGTCCCGCGCTCGCGGGCGTGCTCGCCGCCGCGATCGGCCTGCCGCTCACGTTCGCGGTCGACGCCGTGCTGTTCACGGCCGGGTTCCTCGGCATCCTGGGGCTGCCCGCCCTGCCCCCGCTCACCGAGGTCGCGCGGCCCGGCCTGGCCGCGCTCCGCGACGGCTTCGCGTTCCTCCGCACCGCCACCAACATTCGCGCCGGCTTCCTGGTCGACATCATCGCGATGAGCTTCGGGCGCACCTATGTGCTGTTCCCCGCGGTGGGCGCCGCGGTGATCGGCGGCGGCCCGACCACCGTCGGCATCCTCACCGCCTCCGCCGCGATCGGGACCTTCTTGACGGGCCTGCTCTCCGGGCGGGTGGGCAGCGTGCGCCGGTACGGCGTCGCGATCGGCGGGGCGGTCATCGTGTACGGCGCCTGCATCGGCGTGTTCGGGCTGGTGCTGCTGCTCGCCGCGGTCGGGCTGTTCGGACCGACGGGGCCCTCGTGGGACGCGGTGGGCTGGCCGGCCCTCGTGCTCGCGTGCCTCGCGCTCGCCGGCACCGGCGCCTCCGACGAGGTCAGCGCGATCTTCCGCTCGTCGATGCTGCTCACGGCGGCGCCCGACGAGATGCGCGGCCGCCTCCAGGGAGTGTTCATGGTGGTCGTGACCGGCGGACCCCGCATCGGCGACCTCTACGCGGGCATCCTCGCCACCCTCGTCGCCGCCTGGTTCCCGCCGCTCCTGGGCGGCATTGTGATCATCGCGCTGGTCGCGGTGATCCTGCGCGTGCTGCCGAGCTTCCGCGCCTACGACGCGCTCCACCCGCACCCCTGA
- a CDS encoding NYN domain-containing protein yields MASTDDRLTYLLIDGENIDATLGMSILGRRPHPDERPRWNKLLQFIERQWRQSVRGLFFLAVEGDLPASFVQALVAMGYQPIMLRGEGKVVDIAIQRTAEALASREADVALVSHDRDFALQLDVLAQTPGRRTGIVGFQEFLSSDLRRIPGVEFFDLEYDVHAFTAELPRLRVIDIDEFDPLDFL; encoded by the coding sequence ATGGCCTCCACGGACGACCGCCTCACCTACCTGCTGATCGACGGCGAGAACATCGACGCCACCCTCGGCATGTCGATCCTCGGGCGTCGCCCCCATCCGGACGAGCGGCCCCGCTGGAACAAGCTCCTGCAGTTCATCGAGCGCCAGTGGCGCCAGAGCGTCCGCGGCCTCTTCTTCCTCGCCGTCGAGGGCGACCTCCCGGCGTCCTTCGTGCAGGCGCTCGTCGCGATGGGCTACCAGCCGATCATGCTGCGCGGCGAGGGCAAGGTCGTGGACATCGCGATCCAGCGCACCGCCGAGGCCCTCGCCTCCCGCGAGGCCGACGTCGCGCTCGTCAGCCATGACCGCGACTTCGCCCTGCAGCTCGACGTGCTCGCGCAGACCCCCGGCCGCCGCACCGGGATCGTCGGCTTCCAGGAGTTCCTCTCCTCCGACCTGCGCCGCATCCCCGGCGTCGAGTTCTTCGACCTCGAGTACGACGTGCACGCCTTCACCGCCGAGCTGCCGCGGCTGCGGGTCATCGACATCGACGAGTTCGATCCCCTGGACTTCCTGTGA
- a CDS encoding S9 family peptidase, translating to MTEQTPTPALPEPPRPEARPTERTFHGDTVVDEYEWLRDKEDPQVIAHLEAENAYADARTAHLADLRSRLVDEFVGHTQETDLSVPVRRDGWWYITRTTEGHDYPVFTRVRDEGSMPEVVPGTLLEGEEVLLDAQAEAAGHEFYSLGGFHPSPDQDLLAYAVDVAGDERFDIVVTGLDTGEIVDDAVRGAGYGLAFSTDQQWLFYARVDDAWRQHQIWRHRLGSSAEADVLVLEEPDEKFMIGFETSRDASTLVIQSASTTTTEGWLLDLADPTSAPRPAGGRRLGVEYALEHAGDQLLVVHNDGHEGFALATAPLEDPGAWTTILSAGEGERFEGVDAFAGAAVIELRSGGLAAVRVVPRREDGWDVEGAWGIDHGGELDSVWLGENLIWDATSLRYELTSLLTPSTVAEVDLATRATTVLKRTPVPGFDPELYVERRLWATAADGTRVPLSVAMRREVTADGGNPGYLYGYGSYEISMDPSFVATRLSLLDRGVVVAIAHIRGGGEMGRPWYEHGKLLEKKNTFSDFVAAADALIEDGWVAPDRLAAEGRSAGGLLMGAVANLAPDRFRAIMAGVPFVDALTTILDPSLPLTVGEWEEWGDPLHDPEVYAYMKEYTPYENIRATEYPAIFASTSLNDTRVFFVEPAKWIARLRETVTSDQVERPIVFRCEMVAGHGGRSGRYAKWDQRADELAWLLDQIGATERI from the coding sequence GTGACCGAGCAGACCCCCACCCCCGCCCTTCCCGAGCCGCCCCGACCCGAGGCCCGACCCACCGAGCGCACGTTCCACGGCGACACCGTCGTTGACGAGTACGAATGGCTGCGCGACAAGGAGGACCCGCAGGTCATCGCGCACCTCGAGGCGGAGAACGCCTACGCCGACGCGCGCACCGCCCATCTCGCCGATCTCCGGTCCCGCCTCGTCGACGAGTTCGTGGGCCACACCCAGGAGACCGACCTGTCCGTGCCCGTGCGCCGCGACGGCTGGTGGTACATCACCCGCACCACCGAGGGCCACGACTACCCGGTCTTCACGCGGGTCCGCGACGAGGGCTCGATGCCCGAGGTCGTGCCCGGGACGCTGCTGGAGGGAGAGGAGGTCCTGCTCGACGCCCAGGCCGAGGCGGCGGGCCACGAGTTCTACTCCCTCGGAGGCTTCCACCCTTCCCCCGACCAGGACCTCCTGGCCTACGCCGTCGACGTCGCGGGCGACGAGCGCTTCGACATTGTCGTCACCGGTCTCGACACCGGTGAGATCGTCGACGACGCCGTGCGGGGCGCCGGCTACGGCCTCGCCTTCAGCACCGACCAGCAGTGGCTGTTCTACGCGCGCGTCGACGACGCGTGGCGTCAGCACCAGATCTGGCGCCACCGGCTCGGCTCGAGCGCCGAGGCGGATGTGCTCGTCCTCGAGGAGCCGGACGAGAAGTTCATGATCGGCTTCGAGACCTCGCGCGACGCCTCCACGCTCGTGATCCAGTCCGCCTCGACCACGACGACCGAGGGCTGGCTGCTCGACCTCGCCGACCCCACGTCCGCGCCGCGTCCCGCGGGTGGCCGCCGTCTGGGCGTCGAGTACGCCCTCGAGCACGCGGGCGATCAGCTGCTCGTGGTCCACAACGACGGCCATGAGGGCTTCGCGCTCGCGACCGCCCCACTCGAGGATCCCGGCGCGTGGACGACGATCCTGAGCGCGGGCGAGGGCGAGCGTTTCGAGGGTGTCGACGCCTTCGCGGGCGCTGCGGTGATCGAGCTGCGCTCGGGCGGCCTCGCGGCCGTGCGCGTCGTCCCGCGCCGCGAGGACGGCTGGGACGTCGAGGGCGCGTGGGGCATCGACCACGGCGGCGAGCTCGACTCGGTGTGGCTGGGCGAGAACCTGATCTGGGACGCGACGAGCCTGCGCTACGAGCTCACGAGCCTGCTCACCCCGTCGACCGTCGCCGAGGTCGACCTGGCCACGCGCGCGACGACGGTGCTCAAGCGCACGCCGGTGCCCGGTTTCGACCCCGAGCTCTACGTCGAGCGGCGCCTGTGGGCCACGGCGGCCGACGGCACCCGCGTCCCGCTGTCCGTCGCGATGCGCCGTGAGGTCACCGCCGACGGCGGCAACCCCGGCTACCTGTACGGGTACGGCAGCTATGAGATCTCGATGGACCCGTCGTTCGTCGCGACGCGACTGTCGCTGCTCGACCGCGGGGTCGTGGTCGCGATCGCCCACATCCGCGGCGGCGGGGAGATGGGCCGGCCCTGGTACGAGCACGGCAAGCTGCTCGAGAAGAAGAACACCTTCAGCGATTTCGTCGCGGCCGCCGACGCCCTCATCGAGGACGGCTGGGTCGCACCGGATCGGCTCGCCGCCGAGGGGCGCAGCGCCGGCGGCCTGCTCATGGGCGCCGTCGCGAACCTGGCCCCGGACCGCTTCCGGGCGATCATGGCGGGCGTGCCGTTCGTGGACGCGCTCACCACGATCCTCGACCCCTCGCTCCCGCTCACGGTCGGCGAGTGGGAGGAGTGGGGCGACCCGCTGCACGACCCCGAGGTGTACGCGTACATGAAGGAGTACACCCCGTACGAGAACATCCGGGCGACCGAGTACCCGGCGATCTTCGCCTCGACCTCGCTCAACGACACCCGCGTGTTCTTCGTCGAGCCCGCCAAGTGGATCGCCCGGCTGCGGGAGACCGTCACGTCGGACCAGGTCGAGCGGCCCATCGTGTTCCGCTGCGAGATGGTCGCCGGGCACGGAGGCCGCTCCGGGCGCTACGCCAAGTGGGACCAGCGGGCCGACGAGCTCGCGTGGCTGCTCGACCAGATCGGCGCGACCGAGCGGATCTGA
- a CDS encoding methionine ABC transporter ATP-binding protein: MITLDGLTKVFPAPGGGADVVALDDIDLTVDAGQIHGIVGRSGAGKSTLIRCLTGLEKPTSGHVSIDGTDIAALDGASLRAARRNIGMVFQHANLLDSRTAAQNIAHPLEIAGVPRARREQRVAELVELVGLSGREHNHPAQLSGGQVQRVGIARGLAAEPKVLLCDEPTSALDPSTTRQILTLIRDLRDRLGITVVIITHEMSVVREVCDAVTLLEGGRVVQSGGLLDVASDPHGPLSSELIPLPPAPTGISALVVNCDYGDSETLRTSDDLVRLAGERGAHATIVAGTIETIGGRQVGRVQLALRNDSGAPISREGLDAFIHALDAQGVVAQEVTR, from the coding sequence GTGATCACTCTCGACGGCCTCACCAAGGTCTTCCCCGCCCCTGGCGGCGGAGCCGACGTCGTCGCGCTCGACGACATCGACCTCACCGTCGACGCCGGTCAGATCCACGGCATCGTGGGTCGCTCCGGCGCCGGCAAGTCGACCCTCATCCGCTGCCTGACCGGGCTCGAGAAGCCCACCTCGGGACACGTGAGCATCGACGGGACCGATATCGCCGCGCTCGACGGCGCCTCCCTGCGCGCCGCCCGCCGCAACATCGGCATGGTCTTCCAGCACGCCAACCTGCTGGACTCCCGCACCGCCGCCCAGAACATCGCCCATCCGCTCGAGATCGCGGGCGTGCCCCGTGCCCGCCGCGAGCAGCGGGTCGCCGAGCTGGTCGAGCTCGTGGGCCTGAGCGGGCGCGAGCACAACCACCCCGCCCAGCTCTCGGGTGGCCAGGTGCAGCGCGTCGGCATCGCCCGTGGCCTCGCCGCCGAGCCCAAGGTGCTCCTGTGCGACGAGCCGACGAGTGCGCTCGACCCCTCGACGACCCGCCAGATCCTCACACTCATCCGTGACCTGCGGGACCGGCTCGGCATCACGGTCGTGATCATCACGCACGAGATGTCCGTCGTGCGCGAGGTGTGCGACGCCGTGACGCTCCTCGAGGGCGGCCGCGTCGTGCAGTCCGGAGGTCTCCTCGACGTCGCGAGCGATCCGCACGGGCCGCTCTCGTCCGAGTTGATCCCGCTGCCGCCCGCCCCGACCGGTATCAGCGCCCTCGTCGTCAATTGCGACTACGGCGACTCCGAGACCCTCCGCACGAGCGATGACCTGGTGCGCCTGGCCGGCGAGCGCGGCGCGCACGCCACCATCGTGGCCGGCACCATCGAGACCATCGGCGGCCGGCAGGTCGGGCGCGTGCAGCTCGCCCTGCGCAACGACTCCGGCGCGCCCATCAGCCGGGAAGGCCTCGACGCCTTCATTCACGCGCTCGACGCCCAGGGCGTCGTGGCCCAGGAGGTGACCCGATGA
- a CDS encoding methionine ABC transporter permease, whose amino-acid sequence MTPWWQNPVFTTWDSNSSLWSNTLITLYMTLGTMVFATIVGLPLGILLFETERSRGTAARWVNRVVGFIVNIGRSFPFIILIIALIPVTRFVVGRVTGPNAAMFALTISAIPFLARMIEINLREVAAGKIEAVQMMGATRWQVIRQVLVPEALPGIIGSLTTTTIAVIGYTAMAGTVGGKGLGDLANRMGYQSYDNVVMVATVVLLIVIVIAVQLLGSALARAVDHRARHA is encoded by the coding sequence ATGACGCCCTGGTGGCAGAACCCCGTCTTCACGACCTGGGACTCGAACTCGAGCCTGTGGTCCAACACGCTCATCACGCTCTACATGACGCTCGGCACCATGGTCTTCGCGACCATCGTCGGCCTCCCGCTCGGGATCCTGCTGTTCGAGACCGAGCGCTCGCGCGGCACGGCCGCCCGCTGGGTCAACCGCGTCGTCGGCTTCATCGTCAACATCGGACGCTCGTTCCCCTTCATCATCCTGATCATCGCGCTGATCCCCGTCACCCGCTTCGTGGTCGGGCGCGTGACCGGGCCCAACGCCGCTATGTTCGCGCTGACGATCTCCGCGATCCCGTTCCTCGCGCGCATGATCGAGATCAACCTGCGCGAGGTCGCCGCCGGCAAGATCGAGGCGGTCCAGATGATGGGCGCCACCCGCTGGCAGGTGATCCGCCAGGTGCTCGTGCCCGAGGCGCTCCCCGGCATCATCGGCTCGCTCACCACCACCACGATCGCCGTCATCGGCTACACCGCGATGGCCGGCACGGTGGGCGGCAAGGGGCTGGGCGACCTCGCCAACCGCATGGGGTACCAGAGCTACGACAACGTGGTGATGGTCGCGACCGTCGTCCTGCTCATCGTCATCGTGATCGCCGTGCAGCTGCTCGGCTCAGCTCTCGCCCGCGCCGTCGACCACCGGGCGCGCCACGCCTGA